The genome window TTCGATGGACAGCATTTCCTGGATGGGCACATACGCCACCTCTTCCAGGCTCGTGAAGCCTTCGGCGATCAGGATGTCGGCCACCTCTTCGTCCACGTCCAGCTTGTCGACGAAGAGCTTGCGCACGCCTTCGCTTTCGACCGCCTGCTTCTGAGCCGACTCTTCGGCCGTCATGATGTTGATGCGCCAGCCGGTCAGATCAGAGGCCAGACGCACGTTCTGACCACCACGGCCAATGGCGATGGCCAGGTTTTCTTCATCCACGACGACGTCCATGGCGTGCTTTTCTTCGTCCACAAAAATGGACTGCACGTTGGCAGGCGCCAGGGCACCAATGACGAACTGGGCAGGGTCTTCAGACCACAACACGATGTCCACGCGCTCACCAGCCAGCTCGTTGGTCACGGCCGTCACACGAGAACCACGCACGCCCACGCAGGTGCCGATGGGGTCGACACGCTTGTCGTGCGACAGCACGGCGATCTTGGCGCGCGAACCGGCGTCACGGGCGCAGCTCTTGATGTCCAGCAGGCCCTGTTCGATTTCAGGCACTTCCTGGCGGAAAAGCTCGATCATGAACTCGGGCGACGAACGCGACAGCATGATCTGCGGGCCACGCTGGGTGGGGTCCACGCCCAGAATGAAGGCACGAACACGGTCGCCCGAACGCAGGTTTTCCTTCGGGATCATCTCGGTGCGCTTGAGGCGGCCTTCCACACGGCCCGACTCCACGATCACATCGCCCTTGTCCAGGCGCTTGACGGTGCCCACGAAGATGCGTTCGCCACGCGACAGGAAGTCGTTGAGCAGTTGCTCGCGCTCGGCATCGCGGATCTTTTGCAGGATGACTTGCTTGGCGGCTTGAGCACCGATGCGACCGATGGGCACGGATTCAACGGACTCTTCGATGTAGTCACCCACGTCGATGTCGTCGATGCGATCACGCGCATCCGAGAGAATTTCTTCGGAATCGGGGTTTTGCAGACCGGCCTCGTCGGGCACGACCAGCCAGCGGCGGAAGGTTTCGTACTCACCCGTGTCACGGTCGATGGACACGCGGATGTCAACCTCGCCGGTGTAGAGCTTCTTGGTGGCCGAAGCCAACGCCAGCTCGACCGCACCGAACACCACATCGCGCTCCACGCTTTTCTCGCGGGAGATGGCGTCCACCAACATCAGCAATTCACGATTCATTTCTTCTGACCTCCGAGTTCTTCCGCCTCATCAACGGCAACCTGACCTGCTGCGGGCTGCGCCGCAGCTCTGCGCCCTTTGAAGCTCACGACGGGCACCAGGCGTGCCTCGCGGATCTCATCGAGCGTGAAACCCATGACCTGATCGACCTCTTCGCTGACCGGCGCTTCGCCTTTGGCCATCGCCTTGGCCTGCTTCTTGGCCGCAGTGCGAGACAAAGGCGCCTTGGGCTGCGCCGGCGCCAGCAACAAACCCCATGCCTGCCCCGCTTCAATCTGCTCTGGCGTGCCATCAGGAGACGCGCACAACACACCCTTGTAGTGCTTGCGCCCCTGGAAGGGATGCTTCAGTGCAATCTCGATTTGCTCGCCGATGAATCGGGCGAAATGCGCCGGCGTCTTCAAGGGGCGGTCCACGCCCGGCGAAGACACCTCCAGCCGGCTGTAGTCTGCATCGACGGTTTCGAGCGCATACTGCAACTGGCGGGTCACCTTTTCGCAGTCGTCCACCGTGACCAGATCGCCCGGCAGGTCGTAGGCTTGATCAGGCAGGCGGTCGATGTAGACGCGCAACAAGCCCTGGGAACTGCGTTCGCAGTCCACCAGTTCAAAACCGAGCCCCGTGACGGTGCTCTCGATCAGGTTCAACCAGGACGACATCCAGCGGCGAGATTCAACAAAAAAGAGTCGAGCAAAAAAAATGGGCTGGAAAAATCCGCCCACACGTGAAAACACGAGACGAACTGCTTCGCGCAGGACACCTGGCACCGCAGTACGACACAACGCGTCAGCGGCCAGCGGGCGCCTGCCCAAAGAGCCAAACCAGGATTTTACCCTGAGGAACGACCTCGGACAAGGCTACCCCCCTAAATTCCTTGAAGATGCGACACCCGTGCCAAAATCCGGCCTGATTCAGATCACCATATTGGAGCGTTCATGGGTTTTCTTGCTGGCAAGCGCCTGCTCATCACCGGCCTGCTGTCCAACCGTTCGATCGCCTACGGCATCGCCCAGGCCTGCCACCGCGAAGGCGCTGAGCTGGCCTTCAGCTATGTGGGCGAGCGCTTCAAGGACCGCACCACCGAGTTTGCCAAAGAGTTCAACTCCGAGCTGATTTTCGATTGCGACGTGGGCAGCGACGAGCAAATCGCCCAGATGTTTGCCGACCTGGCGAAGGTGTGGCCCACGTTTGACGGATTCGTCCACTCGATCGGCTTTGCCCCCCGCGAGGCCATCGCAGGCGACTTCCTGGACGGGCTGTCGCGCGAAGCTTTTCGGGTGGCCCATGACATTTCGGCCTACAGCTTTCCGGCCATGGCCAAGGCAGCTCTGCCCTACCTGAACCCCAAATCCGCCCTGTTGACGCTGTCGTACCTGGGCGCTGAACGCATCGTGCCTGCCTACAACACCATGGGACTGGCCAAGGCATCGCTGGAGGCGTCGGTGCGCTACACCGCGGCCAGCCTGGGCCCCAGGGGCATCCGCGTCAATGGCATCTCGGCCGGGCCGATCAAGACACTGGCCGCCTCGGGCATCAAGGGTTTCAGCAAGATTCTGAGCGTGGTTGAACAAAATGCCCCACTGCGCCGCAACGTGACCATCGAAGACGTGGGCAATGTGGCCGCATTCATGCTGTCTGACCTGGCCGGCGGCGTGACCTCGGAGATCACCTATGTGGACGGCGGGTTCAGCCACGTGATGGGCGGCTTGGGCGACCTGAGCGAATGAGGCGCTCAAGGCACGCCTTACACGCCTGACACGGCGTGCCTGAGGCGCCATGCGGCGGGCGTGAGCCCCGTGTGCCGCTTGAATATCCGCCCGAACGCGACGCGGTCGGCATAGCCCACCGCTTCGGCCACGTCGGCCACCGGCAACCGTCCGCCCTCCAGCAGGGCTTGCGCGCGCGCCAGCCGCAAAGCCTGCTGGTACTGCAAAGGTGACACGCCCGTGGCCGCCAGAAAGCGCCGCTGCAGGGTTCTGACACTGACGTGGATGCGCTCGGCCAGATCATTGAGTGACAGTGGCACAGCGCAATCGGCCTCAATCTGATCCTGTAATCGGCGGATGTCAGCGTCTGCATGACGGCGCCAGCCGGGTGGCGGCATGTACAGCGACTGCGGGCCGCGATCCAGTTCGGTGACCAGCATGCGGGCAAGTTGCCTGGCGGTTTCGCGGTCAGTCAGCGCCTGGATAGCGCGCAAACAGGCATCCACACCCGCCAGCGATCCCCCTGAGCACCACCACCCGCCCTGCGGCGCCGTCCCATCGGCCCCGTCAGCCCCGTCGGTCCCTTCAAATTGGGCCAGATTCAAGGTCGCGTCCACCGCCACAGCCGGGTGTCGCGCTTGCAGATCGTCGGCCAGCATCCAGTGGGTGGTGGTCACATGCCCATCCAGCCGC of Aquabacterium sp. A3 contains these proteins:
- the nusA gene encoding transcription termination factor NusA, coding for MNRELLMLVDAISREKSVERDVVFGAVELALASATKKLYTGEVDIRVSIDRDTGEYETFRRWLVVPDEAGLQNPDSEEILSDARDRIDDIDVGDYIEESVESVPIGRIGAQAAKQVILQKIRDAEREQLLNDFLSRGERIFVGTVKRLDKGDVIVESGRVEGRLKRTEMIPKENLRSGDRVRAFILGVDPTQRGPQIMLSRSSPEFMIELFRQEVPEIEQGLLDIKSCARDAGSRAKIAVLSHDKRVDPIGTCVGVRGSRVTAVTNELAGERVDIVLWSEDPAQFVIGALAPANVQSIFVDEEKHAMDVVVDEENLAIAIGRGGQNVRLASDLTGWRINIMTAEESAQKQAVESEGVRKLFVDKLDVDEEVADILIAEGFTSLEEVAYVPIQEMLSIESFDEDTINELRNRAKDALLTMEIAKEEEVEALSESLKGLDGLTPELIAKLAEAGIHTRDDLADLAVDELTDMTGVSDEQARALILKAREHWFA
- a CDS encoding ribosome maturation factor RimP; translation: MSSWLNLIESTVTGLGFELVDCERSSQGLLRVYIDRLPDQAYDLPGDLVTVDDCEKVTRQLQYALETVDADYSRLEVSSPGVDRPLKTPAHFARFIGEQIEIALKHPFQGRKHYKGVLCASPDGTPEQIEAGQAWGLLLAPAQPKAPLSRTAAKKQAKAMAKGEAPVSEEVDQVMGFTLDEIREARLVPVVSFKGRRAAAQPAAGQVAVDEAEELGGQKK
- the fabI gene encoding enoyl-ACP reductase FabI, whose product is MGFLAGKRLLITGLLSNRSIAYGIAQACHREGAELAFSYVGERFKDRTTEFAKEFNSELIFDCDVGSDEQIAQMFADLAKVWPTFDGFVHSIGFAPREAIAGDFLDGLSREAFRVAHDISAYSFPAMAKAALPYLNPKSALLTLSYLGAERIVPAYNTMGLAKASLEASVRYTAASLGPRGIRVNGISAGPIKTLAASGIKGFSKILSVVEQNAPLRRNVTIEDVGNVAAFMLSDLAGGVTSEITYVDGGFSHVMGGLGDLSE
- a CDS encoding GlxA family transcriptional regulator produces the protein MDNHRSTPSGASASGGVRAPRQRHRIAVVICPQHSLGSVGLVLDVFRMGNQMPGPHRFELIRVSEDGAPVAHPDGLLAVEGGPERLSEATLVVIPSLWTQGPAAAASHPRVIDALRSLPASIRVVTLCSGVFLLAATGRLDGHVTTTHWMLADDLQARHPAVAVDATLNLAQFEGTDGADGADGTAPQGGWWCSGGSLAGVDACLRAIQALTDRETARQLARMLVTELDRGPQSLYMPPPGWRRHADADIRRLQDQIEADCAVPLSLNDLAERIHVSVRTLQRRFLAATGVSPLQYQQALRLARAQALLEGGRLPVADVAEAVGYADRVAFGRIFKRHTGLTPAAWRLRHAVSGV